CATTTGTTTATTAATCTGAGAAAATTGGAAATGTCAACAAATGGGAtctaaaagcaaagcaatgtcTTTTGTCAACAGAGACTTTCTTCGAAGTTTATCTTGTCCACCTTTTAGAGTCAGTAGGCTCTAATGGCAAGAGTAACAGCAATACTGAATACGAGGGTACTGCTGGGGGTAGTGTAAACCAGTTCCTGCACCTGACATGTTCcaccatttttcttccagtatgaataaaagaaagcaattctTGTGCTCTCTGGATTACCCCTGAGCTCTTATCTTTTTGGTGTTAAGGGGTCATGGAAACAGCTTAAATTGTCTTTATCCATTTATTGTAGATTCAATTAATTTAGGTTAATGACTATGGGCCAGAGCTCAGGGAGTTGAGAGCTGCTCACTTTGTTCAACCTGGCTTGTCCTGTGATGTAAGCTGCATTgttggggggagaaaaaaggaagagatagTGTGTTGCCGGGACATAACCAAACACAGTCTACAGAGAAGCGGAACCATTGCCTCTCAGACATGCACCGAGCTCATGCTGCATCTAAGTACAGAAGTGCAATACACAGTTGACCAAATCACTTACAAAATGACTGCAGCATCTCTGTTTACTAAACCTTTACTCTTGAACTTAGTGCAATCAACACGAAGTCTTTGGGAGTAATATGTTGTGACCTGTTGTGACTTAGACAAATATGTTTCCTGGGATGTGTTTTCATCTTCCCTACATTAATATATCATGGCCGAAAGAGTGAATACCAAATAATATGTTTCAGGAAGCGTGCAAAATTGCAAATTGTTGTCCAGTGAATATGGAAAATTATGGAGTTGCATAATATCTAATGGCATCTCCTTTTGAAATCTTACTTAGAAGATTGCAACAGGATTACTCAGAAGAGCACTTGCtaaccctttctttttttcatttatgttcGCAGGATTTTTGAGCACTGGGGACcaagcagcaaaaggaaactATGGCCTCCTTGACCTAATTCAAGCTTTGCGATGGACTAGTGAAAATATTGGGTTCTTTGGTGGTGACCCACTAAGAATAACTGTTTTTGGATCTGGTGCAGGCGGTTCATGCGTCAATCTGTTGACTTTATCCCATTATTCTGAAGGTAACCGTTGGAGCAATTCAACCAAAGGTATTATGCAGGTTGCAAATTTTGACAATTTTGGTGTCTGCATGCCACCGCCATTAGTACTATGTGATGCTCTGTATATTCTTTTTGTTCCTATGAACTGTTGAGTTCAGCTCAACATTAAGCAAACTTTTTAAAGGCTCTATAAGCCACCTTCTCCCTTAGCTCTTCTGTGCATGTTTAAATTTTGggtcactttcttctttttcctatgGAGCTTTGTAGGAACACTTTATAGCAGACTTCTGAACAGCATTTTCTCAGTGCatcatttttgtctcttttctttcctacctAAGGGTGTTCTTTTTGGAAAACCAGTCAGTCATGCTCACAGTAGATGAGGTCATCTATATTCAGACAGTCATGAAAGGCATGTTTAGTTTCACATGAGGAggagaatttaaagaaaactaaaatgacACAGTTTCTCTTTTCAGGCTAACAGCTGAAATGCTTAAAACTATTATTTTGTGTGAAGGAAACAAGTACCTGGTTCAGAAATCTTTTGTCTGAAAATGCATGAACTTCACTTGCTGTCATCTAATAAAAGAATGGTTGAATGTTTTGCATGCATGATCCAAAATTGTCAAAGCATCCAAGTTGCAAATGGATTTTCTTCTATATGTTTTTTCCTATTCCATAACTAACACCTTTTCTCTCTAGTCGAGGCAGAcagcaggaaatgaaaaacatgcTGTTTGAGGCATTCAATTTTTTCTCCTATGATTTTTGCACCAAAGTTCCACACAGTTTCTCTCATTTGCATGGCTATTGCTTATTGATCACATTAGTTTTGTCTCACtgttttcacacatttttatCTGTGTTGTTTAGTTttaccagggacatcacagtGTGCCCTGTGCATACAGTCCTCCACTGATTTATATTGCTGTGTCTCCATAGACGACTAATTGGCCAGtcataaaaaaagaattccACTGACATTAAAAGAGCTGCATTTACACAAAGTCATGATACGGAGCTCACTGAGGTCAATGGAAGCAACAGATTCTTGAGATCAGGCCTTTACactattttaaatgagaaaaaaatctggctttTACAAGAAAGGTCTAGGGGAAAATAGGCTGTGGTTTAAATTTTCATCTATTTCCacaatttgatttttaatgtaatttgtcatctttttttccataactCCCTGCAGTCATATAGGACATATTTATAAGCTGTTCTATAAGAACAAGCTGTAAGCATTAGCTCATTACACTGTAATCTGAGGGTCACACTGCACCACCTTTTTTCATCAGAACtcacaaaagtaatttttgtcaGAGAGGATTTAGCTTAAGGTTGAATGAGGAGACCTGGTTTCTCCTCCCTTAACTCTTACTTGGTCTTAATCTTGATCTTCTTGATGTAACATGACATTAATGCAGAATGCCACATATTGCAATATCTGGACAGTCATGTGTTGCCTCGTATCAGCAAATTTTACCCTGTCATATTCTAACACATGGCCAGAATTCTGACAGGGGCAGAATTTGTTTGGGGAAACTGATGCAGTAATTTGCCAATATAGCAGATCAAAGGATTTGGGAGGGGACTGGAGAGGGCTTAAGGATATATACTTAAAATCCAAATGTAAAAGTAAATTTTTGAGGATTTCTTTTATGAGAAAGCAAAAACATGCCTTATTGAAAGTTGGATTAAACAGCACAATGTGCCACACCCCCATGTGTGTTATGTTTCATTTGGGGATGGTTAGacctgccattaaaaaaaaaaatcggtcagcttcaaataagaaaagttatttcaagttttcaaaacatttttgaataacatttaaaaaaaccccttttgtttcacattatttgctttttcataaGCTGTAAATTCGGATGCTCTTTGCTTCCTTCATTTCCCTTTGAAAGGATCCCTTGGTAGTTGAGAGGAAGCATTCTTCCTGTTTCAAGATGGTGCTGTCCATAGCTGCCCACCTGCAGGTGGACAGAACAGCACCCATCTTTAGAAAGTGTTATGAAAATGTAGAAGAATATatgcaaattattattattatttactttgGTGAGGCTTTGAACAGGAGTCACAAAGCGATGTGGTCCATTGAACATTTAAATCTTCTTTCCCCCACTCTGAAGCCCATAAGCTATGATAATCATAGACATTATCAGGTAAAAATGTAGTTCTCCATCCTGTGTGGTACCACTTTCTCCCAGGAATTATgtgacagaatgaaaataatttttcatactGTTGTTCATGTTTCACCAAATGGTTTGAGAGGAGGAATATTTCCTTAAGCATTCTTCAGCAGAAGgagggatgtttttgtttcatttcctaaGATAACTTTATGGCTAGAGGACTTGACCACTTTTACTTAATCCAACATTTAATGTTTATGTAGCACTTAGCAAGCCATAGTGTTTATATCAGCATTTTCTTAATAAGTAGCTTACACTTTCTGTCCTTCCTCGGAGATAtttaataaagcaataaaaatagatttacacaatatgcaaaaaagaaacattatgaATTATCGTGAAATACATCTTTGTGGAAATTTACTTTTGTCATTTAGTTACGTTTATTACAATGCCTGGATCCTCTGTGGTAATTCCACTGACTTTGAGCTGATTTATGCTAGCTTAGTATCTGACCTTGTAaacatgcaaatatatttttatctgctttataGCTCAagttctttcttattttttactCATATCTTGCAAGGAAATAGTATCTTGGATATGACTTCTCATAAATTTAAGGAGAGGCTTGAGTTTACATATTTCAGTCCCTACGCCTATCTGATTTTAAGACTTTTGGATTTGGACCTAATACAGTCtagaatgattttaaaattcctcATAAGCCTGTAAAATGTTTCCTGCCAGCAACTGATTCCGACTAACTCTGAGTGTACGGGGTCTGGTACTGCAACGGAGGCTGTAAAGGCATGTCTCCGACTTGATTTAGAGGCTACAGAAGCTTTTTATCAATAGAAATATGTTACTTATCAAAGTAAAAGCCATCTTTCCCATTATTGGAGTAAAATTCTGAGGTAAGCTGAGCACTGTAACTCCAGTTCCTTTAGTGGGAGTATCCAGCTATTCAGCAAGCATTGGACCAAAGATACATTCTTAGCAAAATTGAGTGAGGCCAGATGTCACTTCCAGTCCCTGAGCAACTCTACCAAAGTTAGTGGAAATACTCCAGGTGCCTATCAGCATAAGTAAAACCAAATTTTGACCCATATATCTTAAATCAGCATAACTTATGTATGCTACAGACCATTTTGTGTTACCCACAGTGAGCTATAGGAGGTAGGGTccagtataaaatattttctagtaaTTAGTGCAAAAGATATGCTACTGAAATGAACTGGATGTACTtccatgaaaatgcaaaaaaataaaggccaCAGTTACCAAAATATAATCTAAGTTTCTGATATTAGAGATAAGCATTATTGGAgagccatttttctccattttttttatgcaAGGTTCAGAGTCAGGATGTATTTCAGAATCGGAACTACCCTCCCCAAAGGGAGTGGGAAAAGGCAAAGGCCCAACACAAAGGGAGCGAAAGAAGTATGGGAATAAGGGtggaatttttgtttgttaaagtcAGTAGCAAAAAAATTTGATTGATTTACTGATTGCAAGGAGATGAGGCTTTCATCCATGATATGCTCAAAAATCCTTatagaagggaaaggaaaacatcaatttaaacacattttgttATTTCTATGAGCAGAATTCCTGGTCCAGAGTGCTAGTTAAATCCatataaattcaaattaattgcACTGAAGTCTTTGGGATTTGCTACAAGTTTATATGCAGAGCCAGATCATACTCTCTCTTTCTGCCCCCTAAATGAATACCTGAACATATGTTTAAATCTCTGATTTACAAAGCTAAATAGTATAAAATGTATAATTTCCCTTTTTATGTAAGTGTGATCACTATAAAcgttcatttaaaaaaaactgctTACAAGAAATGATCTTGACTCTTAGACACTTACAAATTTAATAGCTGCCTAGTACCTTCTCATCTATTACTCCAGAATATAATCTTTTGCTATGATATACAATTCAAAAGTGCTGCACCTCTCAAACCCAGTTTATTcccaaacaaaacataaaaaagcaGTATACTAGGTTTATTTAATGCATAGTTGTACGTACGCATGCTGCTGATGGCTTGAACAAGATCCAGAAACTCAATCCATTTCAGAGACTTGTTGGCTTTTCCTCCAACCTATAAATTGCTTTACCTTTAGGAATTTATTTCGAGCTAATAGTGTTATCCTACATAAGGTAatgccactttttttccttccttgagtttcttctgaaaatctgttCCTCAGCTGGACTACATTGAGGTAGAATCATTTGCTTCAATTTCTGCAcatattgcatttattttatatacatcACCTGTAGATACAATGACAGTCAGATCCTACCATCTTGTGTATTTAAGTATTATTAAGATTCAAGTATCTCTTCTGTTAAAGTTTTCTATTGTTTCAAAGAACTCCTTTGAATCTTTCAAGTATGTAGCTGTTTCAAGGTCACTTCAgtagtttttaaatatttctccccACAGGACTTTTTCAAAGAGCAATAGCTCAAAGCGGAACAGCTCTCTCCAGCTGGGCAGTTAGCTTTCAGCCTGCAAAATACGCCAGGATGTTGGCCACAAAAGTTGGTTGCAACATGTCAGACACTGTAGAATTGGTAGAATGTCTACAGAAGAAGCCTTATAGAGAACTTGTCGACCAGGACATTCAACCAGCAAGATACCATATAGCCTTTGGACCAGTAATTGATGGCGATGTGATACCAGATGACCCTCAGATATTGATGGAACAAGGAGAATTCCTCAATTACGACATCATGTTGGGAGTTAACCAAGGGGAAGGGCTAAAATTTGTTGAAAATATTGTGGATAGCGAAGATGGCATATCAGCTAGTGATTTCGACTTTGCAGTTTCTAATTTTGTCGATAACTTATACGGATACCCTGAAGGCAAAGATATATTGAGGGAAACTATTAAATTTATGTACACGGACTGGGCAGATCGACACAATCCTGAGACCAGAAGGAAAACACTGCTGGCTTTGTTTACTGATCACCAGTGGGTTGCACCAGCAGTGGCTACAGCAGATCTTCACTCAAATTTTGGATCGCCTACATATTTCTATGCCTTCTACCATCATTGCCAGACAGATCAGGTACCTGCATGGGCAGATGCAGCCCATGGAGATGAGGTTCCTTATGTACTAGGAATCCCCATGATTGGCCCTACTGAATTATTTCCTTGTAATTTCTCCAAAAATGATGTCATGCTAAGTGCGGTGGTGATGACGTACTGGACAAACTTTGCAAAAACTGGGTGAGTACTGGATAATGAATGGTCTTGTATACAAACTCAGGATATAGTGATGCAGTGCCTTTCCTTGGTTAGCTCCCTTGGGAATGCCTCTGTACTTGTAGGATGAATAAGAGATTAAGAATTGGGTTGGGTACTTATGTTTCTTGTAATGTCCCTCATCTCACTTACACGTTCCagcaaaaagagggaaaaaatacctTTGCGAATGTTCTGtgtgaagaaatttaaaaaatactttgtacacaaaaataattaagggATTCCCAGAAAAGTGCAAAACTAAGCATTTCATATATGTGTATAgttaaaaatgtttacattaGTAACTGACTTTACCGCAGCACTGATATTTTCATCCCATGAGGCAGGAAATGACACAAATATTGCATCAAATATAATACAGCTtgttttaataatgtattttgttttaaattgatgCTTCTAACCATAAAATATGTGACTTCAAACTTGaaaaattttattgttttcattaattctGCTTTCACTGGTAGTTCAAAACACTTTTCTACCTTCAACCCTTGGACTTTAAGTCACTATGTGTTGTACTGAGTTATGCCCTTCCACCTCCAGAAGGCCACAGATAACTGCACAGGAGCTGAAATGCTGATCTTTATgttactaaaaaagaaaagcaaagcttaaTGTCCTCTCACACTGGTCTCtctgttacgacctggtcgcaactagttcataaatcccttggagtaaatgaaggtgaaacgacaccaaataactgatatgaaattaagaacaatttattaatacagggaaagtggcatggttgtaagtgtcttgggtttctaaagacgctgccaaaagagagagaaggaaaagagaaagaggatagagattatgagagagagggaaagagataccaccaccctgggatccagtgatgtaagttgtttgtagagatggtaaattgcttgcagagttgctcttCTAGTAGATCGCTTGCAGGATTGGTCCTTAGGTGGCAGGTGGGAGCgcacaccagcatcccaagtgagaaggtctaaataggtcatttgcatgcgagataggagagggtggtaacacccctcttgtctccccccctctgctcgcttctcatgctaattgggacgcctgctCTTTGTAatcttagattgttctcgaaatgagtcggtggtcccccaagggatgtctggtggtcgtgatccccccctagttgtggtgtccacTGTATGACCCTGCTTttgcacaagcgtggttgatgccttgcaaagttattgcacatgtaggctggccccaaggaaaagataccacccggcctccgcaggacttctctcttcctccagccagagttgtgaATCACAACAATGAAGGCACAGCAgaggtattgttctgttcccaaggcccttatctcttgccagacttgcaggcctctgtagcactCATaccttcctccagccagagttgttaaacaagttgtttaaggcacacaaactctgtccgtcacactCTCGTAGACATTTGTCCACATTACCACATTGCTGGCAATCTGTGCTCAGCAGCAAAAGATTTCAGTGTGAGACACACCAGCATTTTGGGGAATGAGGGAAGTCACTGAAGTCTATGTAAAAGAAGGGTTCATCTGCATAATGCTGTTTCTAATCATGATTATTAAGGCCTCTAATTTTAGGAAATAGCATTCTGCTCTGTCCAAAGGCAGACTTAAACATTAAgtataaaatgttaattatgttaattttataattccttttgaaatactttgtaacattggagattttttttttttagtgaccCAAATCAACCAGTGCCGCAAGATACAAAATTCATCCATACAAAACCAAATCGTTTTGAAGAAGTAGCATGGACCAGATATTCTCAGAAAGACCAACTGTATCTTCACATTGGATTAAAACCACGAGTTAAAGAACATTATAGGGCCAATAAAGTGAACCTTTGGTTGGAACTGGTACCTCATCTGCACAATCTTAACGACATTTCACAGTATACCTCTACCACAACTAAAGTGCCATCAACTGATAATACTTTCAGACCAACACggaaaaattctgtttctgttactTCAGCCTTTCCTACAGCCAAACAAGATGATCCCAAACAACAGCCAAGCCCATTTTCCGTGGATCAAAGGGACTATTCAACAGAATTGAGTGTTACAATTGCGGTTGGTGCATCTTTGCTGTTCCTGAACATTTTGGCCTTTGCAGCATTGTACTACAAAAAAGACAAGCGGAGACATGATGTTCATAGGAGATGTAGCCCACAACGTACTACTACCAATGATCTTACCCATGCACAAGAAGAGGAGATAATGTCCCTCCAAATGAAGCACACTGACTTGGATCATGAATGTGAGTCCATCCATCCACACGAGGTGGTTCTTAGGACCGCCTGTCCCCCAGACTACACTCTAGCTATGAGAAGGTCTCCTGATGATATTCCCTTAATGACACCCAACACCATCACAATGATCCCCAACACTATACCAGGGATTCAACCCCTACACACATTCAATACATTTACCGGAGGACAGAACAATACTCtgccccatcctcatccccaccCCCATTCACACTCAACAACCAGGGTATAGCCAGACAAGACGaaacaaacttttattttttgatggATTACAGTAGGTGATATTACTGAAGATTACTTGGCTTTCAACCTACAAGACTCTTACTATTTAAATATGGAGGAATATTATGTGAATATACATATCAAGAACTTTTggggttttgaaaaaaaatgaattgtacATATATCAAATGAACttgagaaacaaacaaacaaaacaaagaaaaaaacaaaaacatccaaCTGTTTGCAATTGCTTGAAGCAGTTGTCCTGAATGATACTTTTTCATTCACATtcaagtattaatttttttgaagattTAAGTTACATAATGGAATTAGGCATGTGCAACACAAACAGGAAAGAACTatgactgaaaattttaaaaacctataAATATGCACAAGGGACACACTAATGGAATGTCAGATAATTTTCACCAATTTTTATTTGGACCTGTTTTATTGTGTAGACCATATTTACGTATTTGAATAAGTACACAAAGCACCAATGCTGTTAAGGCCTTAGAAAGGGGCTGAAATCTGCCAGTCAAAGAAGTTTTACAGCCTGGCAGGTACAACATTATCACATAAGTGCTGTCAGTATAAAAGTTGTGGGAATAAAGGAAACTGGATATTTTTAGCACGATGTGCATGATAATTTATATGCTtggtggctgtgctgctgaTTAAGCCGTAATTAAAATTCTTCTCATCCCATTGGAGTTTTTAATAGAAGCTTTCTCCATCAATTGGCACAAcctaaagaagttttttaaaGGGGCAAAAGtaattacagtaaaatatttcatggtAGCTTCAGAAATAGAAGGAATTGCAACAGTTCTTAAAGGTATTTATGGCACTCCAGGTATACGGTGGTGAACCCTTGCTGATACGAATCCCAGACAAAAATTCTGTATAattaatgttctttttcctttccacctaAATAATTTCTAACTTTAACATAACTATAACTTTAATGGAATCTCCTTTGATGAAGGATTTATAATTTGCTGTGATTTAGTTGCAATATATTTAGTTCAAATTAGTAAGGTAAAGTGTGTCCAAAAATTTAATTGCAATGATATTTTGCAATACAAAAATGCCCCAGTGTTACCGCTCTGATTACACTTTTCAGTTTATCGTTTAAACTCCTGTTGCATGTTACAAAGTTTACGTATAATACTTTAATAGAAAGTTAATTCCCTTTTTGCTACACATTAGCTTTGCTGTTCAAATGAATTCTCTAGACCAGATGGCAAGAGTGTAGGAAAAGAGGGTATGTAAGAACGGGGAGAGAGCCAGCaactggaaattttaaaatctgaatactACATATGTTTGTGTGATTTGAAATGAATGTTCTAAAATCACaagaaatttttcattcccCTGTTGCTTTCCAGTAATTATATACCATGGTCCTTTCAAAATGTTTGTATATGTAAT
This DNA window, taken from Nyctibius grandis isolate bNycGra1 chromosome 8, bNycGra1.pri, whole genome shotgun sequence, encodes the following:
- the NLGN1 gene encoding neuroligin-1 isoform X5 → MAFPRSVWLNCVWRATIVRLLHMGLNATFAFCILGFLLHAAAVSSQKLDDTNPVVTTNFGKIRGIKKELNNEILGPVIQFLGVPYAAPPTGERRFQPPEPPSPWADIKNTTQFAPVCPQNIIEGRLPEVMLPVWFTNNLDVVSTYVQDQNEDCLYLNIYVPTEDGPLTKKQTDDLGDNDGAEDEDIRDSGGPKPVMVYIHGGSYMEGTGNLYDGSVLASYGNVIVITVNYRLGVLGFLSTGDQAAKGNYGLLDLIQALRWTSENIGFFGGDPLRITVFGSGAGGSCVNLLTLSHYSEGLFQRAIAQSGTALSSWAVSFQPAKYARMLATKVGCNMSDTVELVECLQKKPYRELVDQDIQPARYHIAFGPVIDGDVIPDDPQILMEQGEFLNYDIMLGVNQGEGLKFVENIVDSEDGISASDFDFAVSNFVDNLYGYPEGKDILRETIKFMYTDWADRHNPETRRKTLLALFTDHQWVAPAVATADLHSNFGSPTYFYAFYHHCQTDQVPAWADAAHGDEVPYVLGIPMIGPTELFPCNFSKNDVMLSAVVMTYWTNFAKTGDPNQPVPQDTKFIHTKPNRFEEVAWTRYSQKDQLYLHIGLKPRVKEHYRANKVNLWLELVPHLHNLNDISQYTSTTTKVPSTDNTFRPTRKNSVSVTSAFPTAKQDDPKQQPSPFSVDQRDYSTELSVTIAVGASLLFLNILAFAALYYKKDKRRHDVHRRCSPQRTTTNDLTHAQEEEIMSLQMKHTDLDHECESIHPHEVVLRTACPPDYTLAMRRSPDDIPLMTPNTITMIPNTIPGIQPLHTFNTFTGGQNNTLPHPHPHPHSHSTTRV
- the NLGN1 gene encoding neuroligin-1 isoform X7, whose translation is MAFPRSVWLNCVWRATIVRLLHMGLNATFAFCILGFLLHAAAVSSQKLDDTNPVVTTNFGKIRGIKKELNNEILGPVIQFLGVPYAAPPTGERRFQPPEPPSPWADIKNTTQFAPVCPQNIIEGRLPEVMLPVWFTNNLDVVSTYVQDQNEDCLYLNIYVPTEDDIRDSGGPKPVMVYIHGGSYMEGTGNLYDGSVLASYGNVIVITVNYRLGVLGFLSTGDQAAKGNYGLLDLIQALRWTSENIGFFGGDPLRITVFGSGAGGSCVNLLTLSHYSEGLFQRAIAQSGTALSSWAVSFQPAKYARMLATKVGCNMSDTVELVECLQKKPYRELVDQDIQPARYHIAFGPVIDGDVIPDDPQILMEQGEFLNYDIMLGVNQGEGLKFVENIVDSEDGISASDFDFAVSNFVDNLYGYPEGKDILRETIKFMYTDWADRHNPETRRKTLLALFTDHQWVAPAVATADLHSNFGSPTYFYAFYHHCQTDQVPAWADAAHGDEVPYVLGIPMIGPTELFPCNFSKNDVMLSAVVMTYWTNFAKTGDPNQPVPQDTKFIHTKPNRFEEVAWTRYSQKDQLYLHIGLKPRVKEHYRANKVNLWLELVPHLHNLNDISQYTSTTTKVPSTDNTFRPTRKNSVSVTSAFPTAKQDDPKQQPSPFSVDQRDYSTELSVTIAVGASLLFLNILAFAALYYKKDKRRHDVHRRCSPQRTTTNDLTHAQEEEIMSLQMKHTDLDHECESIHPHEVVLRTACPPDYTLAMRRSPDDIPLMTPNTITMIPNTIPGIQPLHTFNTFTGGQNNTLPHPHPHPHSHSTTRV